The Henckelia pumila isolate YLH828 chromosome 2, ASM3356847v2, whole genome shotgun sequence genome includes a window with the following:
- the LOC140881678 gene encoding beta-glucuronosyltransferase GlcAT14A has product MDTKILMIFLTLTSLLLFLLYIPIKQAHPITIFRPAKTLIIPKVNKNQYPISFAYLISASQGDTVKLKRLMLALYHPGNHYLIHLDSSAPLEEHQEIAKFVSGNSVFTQVGNVFVVKKANLVTYRGPTMLATTLHAMAMLLRTAKWDWFINLSASDYPLITQDDLIHAFSNLPKDLNFIQHSSHLGWKMNKRGKPIIMDPGLQSVNKSEIWWVIKQRSLPTAFKLYTGSAWTILSRPLAEYCIIGWDNLPRTLLLYYTNFVSSPEGYFQTLSCNSHLFKNTTINHDLHYITWDTPPKQHPRSLGLKDYRKMVQSNRPFARKFKENDPVLDKIDRELLKKRREEQFALGGWCYETNIINGCKNQLADEGYGVLRNGVGSARLRILLKRLVNNSGDNLSKRRSCR; this is encoded by the exons ATGGATACCAAAATCTTAATGATCTTCTTGACCCTAACCTCCCTTCTCTTGTTCCTCCTCTACATTCCCATTAAACAAGCGCATCCCATCACCATTTTCAGACCAGCCAAAACCTTAATCATCCCGAAAGTAAACAAGAACCAATACCCAATCTCTTTTGCATACTTAATCTCTGCCTCCCAAGGAGACACCGTGAAGCTCAAGCGTCTCATGCTGGCACTCTACCATCCTGGGAACCATTATTTGATCCATTTGGATTCCAGCGCCCCGCTAGAAGAACATCAAGAAATCGCCAAATTTGTGTCCGGCAACAGTGTTTTTACTCAAGTTGGGAATGTTTTCGTGGTGAAGAAGGCCAATTTGGTGACTTACAGAGGCCCCACCATGCTTGCCACCACTCTCCATGCAATGGCTATGCTTTTGAGGACTGCGAAATGGGATTGGTTCATTAATCTTAGTGCCTCTGATTATCCATTGATTACTCAAGATG ATCTGATTCATGCCTTCTCCAATCTGCCAAAAGATCTCAACTTTATACAGCACAGCAGCCACTTGGGTTGGAAAAT GAATAAAAGAGGGAAACCGATAATTATGGATCCTGGTTTGCAGAGTGTAAATAAATCAGAGATTTGGTGGGTTATCAAGCAAAGAAGCTTGCCAACTGCCTTTAAGCTTTACACAG GTTCAGCATGGACAATACTATCACGACCCTTGGCCGAGTACTGCATAATAGGTTGGGACAATCTCCCAAGAACTCTGCTTCTCTACTACACCAACTTCGTATCGTCCCCGGAGGGCTATTTCCAGACGCTCTCCTGCAACTCCCACCTTTTCAAAAACACCACCATAAACCACGATCTTCACTACATCACGTGGGACACTCCCCCGAAACAGCATCCTCGATCGCTTGGCCTCAAAGATTACAGAAAGATGGTGCAGAGTAACAGACCCTTTGCTCGGAAATTCAAGGAGAACGATCCCGTTCTCGACAAGATTGATCGTGAGCTGTTGAAGAAGAGACGGGAGGAGCAATTTGCTCTTGGAGGGTGGTGCTATGAGACTAATATTATTAATGGGTGCAAAAATCAGTTGGCGGATGAGGGTTATGGGGTTTTGAGGAATGGAGTGGGCTCGGCCAGATTGAGGATTCTGTTGAAAAGGTTGGTTAATAATTCTGGTGACAATTTGAGCAAGAGAAGATCATGTAGATGA